A region of Reichenbachiella carrageenanivorans DNA encodes the following proteins:
- a CDS encoding family 78 glycoside hydrolase catalytic domain: MKSIFKSCEQARLIVLLALFVIAFACKEVENSSVSGSEDALSPLSLSVEYIRHPEGLLIIDDKPEFAWEVPNSATKQTAYQIIVASTQGLIQKETGDLWDSGKVYGNQSIDVEYEGKPLNLSGTYFWKVKIWDANEVEMPFSKHQSFKTGEANGFITSANTFQIDRIKPIIFQQIGEDSYFIDFGKAAFATLVFNYQAKKADTLTVHIGEQLLDGKINRDPQRTIRHQKVEVAVNPEQSQYLLEIRPDKKNTKPRAVQLPDSFPVLMPFRYVAIEGTEGDLEAEDFTQLFYHGYWENDASYFTSSDTLLNAVWELCKYSIKATTFAGLYVDGDRERIPYEADAYLNQLSHYTTDREYAIARQTIEYFMENPTWPTEWQLHVALMFHADYMYTGNTELIEKYYDELKHKTLMELRREDGLISSAKATPEFMKKLGFTNPKDKLKDIVDWPPAQKDTGWKLATAEGERDGFVMMPINTVVNCFYHRNLEIMAEFASILNRQKEAEELSQLALKVKQTINDKLLDPTTGVYIDGEGTSHSSLHANMMAMAFDIVPIESIKSVVDFIKTRGMACSVYGSQYLLEGLYKANEWEYAMDLMTATHDRSWYNMIKMGSTMTLEAWDMKYKPNADWNHAWGATPANIIPRQLWGIRPKSPGYDTVSIRPQLETLTSSSIKVPTIRGAVKADYQLQSDETKHFVIEIPANMIGEFDLGGQAISKVILNGEILNDYQNIIPLPAGKHNLKVY; this comes from the coding sequence ATGAAATCCATATTTAAATCTTGCGAACAGGCTAGATTAATAGTACTGCTCGCCCTTTTTGTTATTGCTTTTGCTTGCAAGGAAGTCGAAAATTCTAGCGTCTCAGGAAGTGAAGATGCATTGAGTCCCCTCTCTTTAAGTGTGGAATATATTAGGCACCCTGAGGGTTTATTAATCATAGATGATAAGCCTGAATTCGCCTGGGAAGTCCCTAATTCAGCGACTAAGCAAACGGCCTATCAAATTATAGTTGCGTCCACCCAAGGTTTGATTCAAAAAGAAACAGGAGACCTTTGGGATTCAGGAAAAGTATATGGCAACCAATCCATTGATGTGGAGTATGAAGGAAAACCATTGAACCTGAGCGGAACGTATTTTTGGAAAGTAAAAATTTGGGATGCAAACGAGGTAGAGATGCCTTTCTCAAAACATCAAAGCTTTAAAACAGGAGAAGCTAATGGTTTTATTACAAGTGCCAATACTTTTCAGATAGACAGAATCAAACCAATTATCTTTCAGCAAATCGGTGAGGACTCCTATTTTATCGATTTTGGAAAAGCGGCTTTCGCAACTTTAGTTTTTAATTATCAAGCGAAAAAAGCTGACACACTCACCGTTCATATCGGTGAGCAACTGCTGGACGGTAAAATAAACCGAGACCCACAACGCACCATTCGCCATCAAAAGGTAGAAGTCGCTGTGAACCCTGAACAATCACAATATTTATTGGAGATTCGGCCAGACAAGAAAAATACCAAGCCACGGGCAGTGCAGTTGCCAGATTCATTTCCAGTGCTGATGCCTTTCAGATATGTGGCAATAGAAGGCACTGAGGGCGATTTGGAGGCCGAAGACTTTACGCAGCTTTTTTATCATGGTTATTGGGAGAATGATGCCAGCTACTTCACCAGCTCCGACACTTTGTTGAATGCCGTTTGGGAATTATGCAAGTACTCGATCAAGGCCACCACTTTTGCCGGATTGTATGTAGATGGCGATCGGGAGCGTATTCCTTATGAGGCAGATGCGTACCTGAACCAGCTGAGCCATTATACGACAGATCGAGAATACGCCATTGCGAGACAGACGATCGAATACTTTATGGAAAACCCCACTTGGCCGACCGAGTGGCAGCTTCATGTAGCGTTGATGTTTCATGCCGACTATATGTACACTGGCAATACGGAATTGATTGAGAAATACTACGATGAGCTGAAGCACAAGACTTTGATGGAGCTGCGTCGCGAAGATGGGTTGATTAGTTCGGCCAAGGCCACACCTGAGTTCATGAAGAAGCTTGGCTTCACCAACCCCAAAGACAAACTAAAGGATATCGTAGACTGGCCGCCAGCGCAGAAAGATACTGGCTGGAAGTTGGCTACGGCAGAAGGCGAGCGCGATGGTTTCGTCATGATGCCTATCAATACAGTTGTGAACTGTTTCTATCATAGAAACTTGGAGATTATGGCGGAATTTGCCAGCATACTAAACAGACAAAAGGAGGCAGAGGAGCTGAGCCAGCTGGCGTTAAAAGTAAAACAAACGATCAATGATAAATTACTTGATCCTACTACAGGCGTCTATATAGATGGGGAAGGAACTAGCCACTCCTCGCTGCATGCCAATATGATGGCTATGGCTTTTGATATAGTTCCGATAGAAAGCATAAAGTCAGTCGTCGACTTCATCAAAACCAGAGGCATGGCCTGTAGTGTATATGGCTCTCAATATTTGCTAGAGGGTTTGTATAAGGCCAATGAATGGGAATATGCAATGGATTTAATGACAGCTACCCACGACCGAAGTTGGTATAATATGATCAAAATGGGTTCGACCATGACGCTAGAAGCCTGGGATATGAAATACAAACCCAATGCAGATTGGAACCACGCCTGGGGAGCCACCCCGGCCAACATCATTCCAAGACAACTCTGGGGCATTCGGCCAAAATCGCCAGGGTACGACACGGTTTCCATCCGACCGCAATTGGAGACTTTAACCTCCAGTTCTATTAAAGTGCCCACAATTAGAGGAGCTGTTAAAGCGGATTATCAGTTGCAATCGGACGAAACAAAACACTTTGTGATCGAAATTCCGGCTAATATGATAGGCGAATTCGACTTGGGTGGGCAAGCCATTTCTAAAGTGATTTTAAATGGCGAAATACTCAACGATTATCAAAACATTATACCACTGCCTGCTGGGAAACACAATTTGAAAGTGTACTAA
- a CDS encoding Gfo/Idh/MocA family protein has protein sequence MKRRDFVIKGSLATAGLATSTYAAANIIGMGGANSKVNIGVIGTGSRGRGLIPNINSIENFNVVACADILPFRLDEGLSKVEGQKAKGYSDYRKLLDDKNVDAVLISTPFSTHASIAMDAIDAGKHVYCEKTMAKGYEGIKSLVDKVNNSNKIFQTGHQYHSSRLYTHVVDLIKNGKVGKIQAFECQWNRNGNWRRSVPSPELERIINWRMYREYSGGLVAELCSHQLDFANWVLDATPNKVAGFGSVDYWKDGRETYDNIHLIYDYPDGVKAKFTCLTANSKDDYQIKVLGDKGTIILGYAKAWFYPEGKFNKKIGDLDGVSGATVSWDEGKGIPIKVEHIEPSKQALIDFKNSIVNNDSPVSNLATGAKAAICVQMGLDAMYDQKIVEWDPSFNKLF, from the coding sequence ATGAAAAGAAGGGATTTCGTAATAAAAGGTAGCTTAGCAACAGCAGGATTAGCTACATCTACATACGCCGCTGCCAATATAATAGGAATGGGCGGCGCCAATAGCAAAGTAAATATTGGTGTGATAGGGACAGGTAGTAGAGGCAGAGGCCTCATACCCAATATCAATAGCATTGAAAACTTCAATGTAGTGGCCTGTGCTGATATTCTTCCTTTTCGGTTAGACGAAGGGCTGAGCAAAGTGGAAGGGCAAAAGGCCAAGGGATATAGCGACTACAGAAAGTTGTTGGATGACAAAAATGTCGATGCCGTATTGATATCTACCCCTTTTAGTACGCATGCATCTATTGCGATGGATGCCATAGATGCTGGCAAGCATGTGTATTGCGAAAAAACCATGGCCAAAGGCTATGAAGGAATCAAAAGCCTAGTCGACAAAGTAAACAACTCAAATAAAATATTCCAGACCGGTCATCAGTACCACAGTTCCAGATTGTACACCCACGTGGTGGACTTGATCAAAAACGGCAAAGTGGGCAAAATACAAGCTTTCGAATGCCAATGGAATAGAAACGGCAATTGGAGACGCTCGGTACCATCACCTGAGTTAGAGAGAATAATCAATTGGCGAATGTACCGAGAGTATTCTGGCGGCTTGGTGGCGGAGCTGTGTTCACATCAATTAGATTTTGCCAACTGGGTACTGGACGCTACACCCAATAAAGTGGCAGGTTTTGGTAGCGTAGACTACTGGAAAGATGGCAGAGAAACCTATGACAACATTCATTTGATCTATGATTATCCAGATGGCGTAAAAGCAAAATTCACTTGCTTGACGGCTAACTCCAAAGATGACTATCAGATCAAAGTCTTGGGAGACAAAGGAACCATCATACTAGGCTATGCAAAAGCTTGGTTTTACCCTGAGGGCAAATTCAATAAAAAAATAGGGGACTTGGATGGTGTGTCTGGAGCCACCGTTTCGTGGGATGAAGGCAAAGGTATCCCAATCAAAGTGGAGCACATAGAGCCAAGCAAGCAAGCCTTGATCGATTTTAAAAACAGCATCGTAAACAATGACTCCCCTGTGTCTAATTTGGCTACTGGTGCCAAGGCAGCCATCTGCGTACAAATGGGGCTGGATGCTATGTATGATCAAAAAATTGTAGAATGGGATCCTTCATTCAATAAGTTATTCTAA
- a CDS encoding Gfo/Idh/MocA family protein, translating into MKNERRNFIKKAAAGAAGMAITSQLNAMSAKNYSRIVGANDRIQVAIQGLGRRYGAYIDAIANPKNNIDLVYLCDVMKSQRDNAAIKIAGKITGKPKLENDIRNIINDKKIDAIFMATPDHWHAPAACMAMAADKHVYLEKPCSHNPREGELLVDYQKKYGKVVQMGNQQRSSPQSQEIIKDIHDGIIGDVYHAVAFYTSRRGAVPHQTKANPPAGLDWELFQGPAPRREYTDDTWNYNWHWYGWEYGTAETGNNATHELDIARWALQVKYPERVEVNAGKYQYKDDGWEMYDTMEATFKFSGDKTIKWDGQSRNGYYKYGAGRGTIIYGSKGSVFVDRGGYKLYDLKGELIKENLFAGDEAGTALGGGGDLSTLHTNNFFDTIRGKAEVTSPIDEGAISQMLTHYANIGYRIDAAYEVDENTGHIFNRDAMKLWSRTYEPGWEIKSV; encoded by the coding sequence ATGAAAAACGAGAGAAGAAATTTCATTAAAAAAGCTGCGGCAGGTGCCGCTGGTATGGCCATTACCAGCCAGTTAAATGCCATGAGTGCAAAAAATTATTCAAGAATTGTTGGGGCGAATGACCGTATCCAAGTCGCGATTCAGGGTTTGGGAAGAAGATATGGAGCTTATATCGACGCCATAGCCAACCCCAAGAACAATATAGACTTGGTTTATCTCTGTGATGTGATGAAAAGCCAAAGAGATAATGCCGCTATCAAAATTGCAGGTAAGATCACTGGCAAGCCGAAGCTCGAAAATGACATTAGAAACATTATTAATGATAAAAAAATAGATGCCATTTTCATGGCGACACCCGATCACTGGCATGCGCCAGCTGCGTGTATGGCTATGGCGGCAGACAAGCATGTATATCTAGAAAAACCATGTAGCCACAACCCAAGAGAAGGTGAATTGTTGGTAGACTATCAGAAAAAATATGGAAAGGTAGTTCAGATGGGCAACCAGCAGCGATCTTCTCCTCAATCACAGGAGATCATCAAAGATATCCATGATGGAATCATAGGCGATGTATATCATGCTGTTGCATTCTATACCAGCAGAAGAGGTGCCGTTCCGCACCAAACAAAGGCCAACCCACCTGCAGGCTTGGATTGGGAATTGTTTCAGGGGCCAGCACCACGCAGAGAGTACACCGATGATACCTGGAACTATAACTGGCACTGGTATGGCTGGGAATACGGGACAGCCGAAACGGGTAACAATGCTACGCACGAATTGGATATTGCACGCTGGGCACTACAAGTGAAATACCCTGAACGCGTAGAGGTAAATGCTGGCAAATATCAGTACAAAGACGATGGTTGGGAAATGTACGATACCATGGAAGCCACATTCAAATTTTCTGGAGATAAGACGATCAAATGGGACGGGCAAAGCAGAAATGGATACTATAAATATGGTGCGGGTAGAGGAACCATCATTTATGGTTCTAAAGGCTCGGTATTTGTGGATCGTGGAGGCTACAAACTGTATGACCTCAAAGGGGAATTGATCAAAGAAAACCTCTTTGCTGGAGACGAAGCAGGAACAGCCCTTGGAGGTGGAGGAGATCTTTCTACACTTCATACCAACAATTTCTTTGATACCATTCGTGGCAAAGCAGAAGTCACTTCTCCAATTGATGAAGGGGCTATTAGCCAAATGTTGACGCACTATGCAAACATTGGTTATCGTATTGATGCTGCTTACGAAGTAGATGAAAATACAGGACATATTTTCAATAGAGATGCCATGAAGCTGTGGTCAAGAACCTACGAGCCAGGTTGGGAAATTAAGTCAGTATAA
- a CDS encoding 3-keto-disaccharide hydrolase — protein MTTKTKTLKIVSAFLVATSLFACANEKKDQTPWVDLFDGETLNGWSKIGGEATYKVENGAIVGATVKNTPNTFLRSDQLYGDFILELEYKVDPSMNSGIQIRSNSFDHYLNGRVHGYQVEIDPSERAWSAGIYDEARRGWLNPMTDNPEAQKAFKQNEWNHYRIEAIADTIKTWINGVPASYLIDDKTATGFIALQVHSIKGDQKEGTNIRWKNVRIVTENLDKYATASPLKPIVTQNNLTIDEAKKGWKMLWDGKTSNGWRGAKLDKFPEKGWVMEDGILSVLSSGGAESRAGGDIVTDELFSDFEIKVDFKLTPGANSGIKYYVDTEINKGPGSSIGLEYQILDDDLHPDAKLGNHEGSRTVSSLYDLIQADVNKPIKPIGEWNTAHIKSINNHVEHWLNGVKVLEYERKSPEYRKLVSESKYVKWKDFGELDRGQILLQDHGDLVSFKNIKIRPIDNSTDK, from the coding sequence ATGACTACAAAAACTAAAACACTAAAAATAGTATCAGCATTTTTAGTTGCGACAAGTTTATTTGCTTGTGCAAACGAGAAAAAAGATCAAACGCCCTGGGTTGATTTGTTTGATGGAGAGACATTGAATGGGTGGTCTAAAATAGGAGGAGAAGCTACATACAAAGTGGAGAATGGAGCTATTGTAGGGGCCACAGTAAAAAACACGCCCAATACTTTCTTGAGATCAGACCAATTGTATGGCGATTTTATATTGGAGTTGGAATACAAGGTTGATCCATCTATGAATTCGGGTATCCAAATCAGAAGTAATAGTTTCGATCACTACCTCAATGGCAGGGTGCATGGATACCAAGTGGAAATAGATCCTTCAGAAAGAGCGTGGAGCGCAGGGATATATGACGAGGCAAGAAGAGGATGGCTAAACCCCATGACGGACAATCCTGAAGCGCAAAAAGCATTTAAGCAAAATGAATGGAATCACTACAGAATAGAAGCCATAGCAGACACCATCAAAACATGGATCAATGGTGTGCCTGCTTCATATCTAATAGATGATAAAACGGCTACAGGGTTTATCGCCCTGCAAGTGCATAGTATCAAAGGTGATCAAAAAGAAGGCACAAACATTAGGTGGAAAAACGTACGAATTGTTACAGAAAATTTGGACAAGTATGCTACTGCTTCTCCCTTGAAGCCAATCGTTACCCAAAACAATTTGACTATCGACGAAGCCAAAAAAGGATGGAAAATGCTATGGGATGGTAAAACATCGAATGGCTGGAGAGGAGCCAAACTTGATAAATTTCCTGAAAAAGGATGGGTAATGGAAGATGGCATACTGTCCGTGCTATCCTCTGGCGGCGCAGAGTCTAGAGCCGGTGGTGATATTGTCACCGATGAATTGTTTAGTGATTTTGAAATTAAGGTGGATTTTAAATTGACCCCTGGTGCAAATAGCGGAATCAAATATTATGTAGATACCGAGATCAACAAAGGGCCTGGTTCGTCTATCGGATTAGAATACCAAATTTTGGATGACGATCTACACCCAGATGCTAAATTGGGTAATCACGAAGGAAGCAGAACAGTATCGTCTTTATACGATCTGATTCAAGCGGATGTGAATAAACCAATCAAGCCAATTGGAGAATGGAACACGGCACATATCAAATCAATCAACAACCATGTGGAACACTGGTTGAACGGGGTGAAGGTATTGGAATACGAAAGAAAAAGCCCTGAATACCGAAAATTGGTATCAGAAAGTAAATATGTGAAATGGAAGGATTTTGGAGAGCTAGACAGAGGCCAAATCTTGCTGCAAGATCATGGAGATCTTGTCTCATTCAAAAACATAAAAATCCGTCCAATTGATAACAGCACAGACAAATAA
- a CDS encoding heparinase II/III-family protein, giving the protein MIIKYKVGIEISKRVKSYGLLSICLLIAIGLCAQSNQTGSKENHPRIYVNNVKAKDFARAVKKVAWKVEIIEKKKEKVDGYIELCKSDPNWLVSRLQMNWKTKHSKVFLHGGDFSHSEGEAPVPTVRYSGTRDWATDYIRPSIEEIQPYLDDERGMYLKKKETKEMEWVHPSKSGHIIEGINRQIMTIAEDAAFLYWFTGDDKYAEFVLPVYDTYMKGMYYREPPVDLDNTRQQQVSGLATFEVIHEQIVVSLSLIYDFMYEYLEKSGHDRGISTAVFQKWGDQIIKNGIPDNNWNFFQARFLTYIGLALDSNEYFDNGKGQQYYLDHTFSVSTDRQIALKEAILNYDQQTGIWPESAAYSMHVTETLLNILTVLDNATNDNELENFPVIEKATLATFQYLFPNGRIVAFGDSGHKSLPSASFEYLIANYRKYGKREKEKEITALYQGLLDTSDRGRGLFELFFYVDELVETSETDAGELIAHLTSPTFYAPNVSWFAQRMGTGTDATMVSTFGAFGNHAHANGIGIELFANNYVLAPDMGPGPSYWHQDHRQYYARYPAHNTVVVDGISDSRTMRVSQPFSLDNCFPESEDRKNIFDQITFSKVSFVEPTTLANQQRLTAIINGTSGKAYVLDVFRSERPNAENQQHDYFFHGLGQSLSFLDENDERLSMTTSTKLKAPNFIPAYDYFTDEKSVSTSQSLNAQFKLEHVGNPTSLMKVWMKGGENRIYFSVNGPKAKALSKESATADILNEKIPTLVIRNNAEAWHDPFVAVFNPFLEESQQVISDVTFFEGSKNKSAQIIQVTHDHKETKDHIVVTTSENDMVKTAEFYQKGLLSIMRETDSEMDFIFVAGATQYSNKGWEILSVREALNLSIQRNESGFEIQNNNAVLIGVPKRYNPESIQIYEDGKLIETRQGMKNRNDPDRIDFRLEKAFQKAIIVLKHSK; this is encoded by the coding sequence ATGATAATTAAGTATAAGGTAGGGATTGAAATAAGTAAGCGTGTGAAATCTTATGGCTTGCTGAGCATTTGTCTGCTGATAGCCATAGGGCTTTGTGCTCAATCAAACCAAACTGGATCTAAAGAGAATCATCCCAGAATTTATGTTAATAATGTGAAGGCAAAAGATTTCGCCAGAGCTGTAAAAAAGGTAGCATGGAAGGTAGAAATAATAGAGAAGAAGAAAGAAAAAGTTGATGGGTACATTGAGCTGTGTAAGTCTGACCCAAACTGGCTGGTGTCGCGCTTGCAAATGAACTGGAAAACGAAGCACAGTAAAGTATTTTTGCATGGTGGCGATTTTTCGCACTCCGAGGGAGAAGCGCCAGTACCTACTGTTCGTTATTCAGGTACCCGTGATTGGGCAACGGATTATATAAGGCCTTCGATAGAAGAAATTCAGCCTTACTTAGACGATGAGCGAGGTATGTATCTGAAAAAGAAGGAAACTAAAGAAATGGAATGGGTGCATCCTTCAAAATCAGGACATATTATTGAAGGAATTAATAGGCAAATCATGACCATTGCCGAAGATGCGGCTTTTTTGTATTGGTTTACGGGAGATGATAAATATGCGGAGTTTGTGCTGCCAGTGTACGATACCTATATGAAAGGAATGTATTACCGAGAGCCTCCAGTAGATCTGGATAATACTAGGCAGCAACAGGTTTCAGGATTGGCTACCTTCGAAGTGATCCATGAACAAATTGTAGTCTCACTTTCACTCATTTATGATTTCATGTATGAATACCTTGAGAAAAGTGGGCACGATCGAGGTATTTCTACAGCTGTTTTTCAGAAATGGGGTGACCAGATTATCAAAAACGGAATCCCGGACAACAACTGGAATTTCTTCCAAGCCAGGTTCCTGACTTATATTGGTTTGGCTCTAGATAGCAACGAATATTTTGACAATGGCAAAGGGCAGCAGTATTACCTCGACCATACCTTTAGCGTGAGTACCGACAGGCAAATCGCATTAAAGGAAGCGATTTTAAACTACGACCAGCAAACGGGCATTTGGCCAGAATCGGCTGCTTACTCTATGCACGTTACGGAGACACTTCTCAATATCCTGACTGTGCTCGACAATGCAACTAATGACAATGAATTAGAAAATTTTCCAGTTATAGAAAAAGCAACATTGGCCACCTTTCAGTATTTATTCCCCAATGGGCGAATAGTGGCTTTTGGTGATTCGGGGCATAAATCTTTGCCTTCGGCGAGTTTTGAATACCTGATAGCCAACTACAGAAAGTACGGCAAAAGAGAAAAGGAAAAAGAAATTACTGCCTTATATCAAGGCCTCTTGGATACCAGTGATCGCGGTAGAGGGTTGTTCGAATTGTTCTTTTATGTAGACGAATTGGTGGAAACCAGTGAGACCGATGCGGGTGAGCTTATTGCTCATTTAACCTCTCCCACATTTTATGCACCCAATGTGAGCTGGTTTGCTCAGCGAATGGGAACGGGCACAGATGCGACAATGGTCTCTACGTTTGGTGCATTCGGGAATCATGCTCATGCCAATGGTATAGGTATAGAATTGTTTGCTAATAACTATGTATTGGCTCCCGACATGGGGCCAGGCCCGAGTTACTGGCATCAAGATCATCGCCAGTACTACGCCCGCTATCCAGCACACAATACTGTCGTAGTAGATGGCATCTCAGATAGTCGTACCATGCGCGTGAGTCAACCTTTCAGTCTAGACAATTGTTTTCCAGAATCGGAAGACCGTAAGAATATTTTCGATCAGATTACTTTTTCTAAAGTTTCATTTGTTGAACCTACCACTCTGGCTAATCAACAACGATTGACAGCCATCATAAATGGTACATCTGGTAAAGCTTATGTGCTCGATGTGTTCCGATCCGAAAGGCCGAATGCAGAAAACCAGCAGCACGATTATTTTTTTCATGGCTTGGGTCAATCTTTGAGTTTTTTGGATGAGAACGATGAGCGACTTTCAATGACCACTTCTACTAAATTAAAAGCGCCCAATTTTATACCCGCATATGATTATTTCACTGATGAAAAATCCGTTTCTACGTCCCAGTCGCTAAATGCTCAATTTAAATTAGAACACGTCGGAAACCCCACTAGTCTGATGAAGGTATGGATGAAGGGGGGAGAAAATCGAATATATTTTTCAGTAAACGGGCCAAAAGCCAAAGCGCTAAGTAAGGAATCTGCAACGGCTGATATACTCAATGAAAAGATTCCGACGTTGGTCATTAGGAATAATGCAGAGGCTTGGCATGATCCATTTGTTGCAGTATTTAATCCGTTTTTGGAAGAGAGCCAACAGGTGATTTCAGATGTTACATTTTTTGAGGGTAGTAAAAATAAGTCTGCACAAATTATTCAGGTTACGCACGACCACAAAGAGACAAAAGATCACATAGTGGTCACTACTTCGGAGAATGATATGGTAAAAACAGCGGAATTTTATCAGAAAGGATTACTCAGCATCATGCGCGAAACGGACAGTGAGATGGATTTCATTTTTGTTGCGGGAGCCACCCAGTATTCCAATAAAGGTTGGGAAATACTCAGTGTTAGAGAAGCCCTTAATTTATCCATCCAGAGAAATGAAAGTGGATTTGAAATTCAAAACAACAATGCTGTTTTGATTGGGGTGCCTAAGCGATATAATCCCGAATCTATCCAAATATATGAAGATGGAAAACTCATCGAAACACGCCAAGGAATGAAAAATAGAAATGATCCAGATCGAATAGATTTTCGGTTGGAAAAGGCCTTTCAAAAAGCGATCATTGTTTTAAAACATTCAAAATAA
- a CDS encoding endo-1,4-beta-xylanase, whose protein sequence is MIRTTCFLILILCGFSSMSQTEIPTGRRLREIAEDRFVYDRIYIGGATHGKLFGTASMEILNREFSYITPANDFKQTYIHAEPGEWRWELPDQWVDSAKLNNQLIRMHSPISPQASKWAKDDSRTAAELKTNMTEYMTELCKHYNDKPEIEWMDVVNETVERDGNWFGPKPGTDLWENPWPLIGYDQTTDGLNPPSYIRMAFEIANTHAPDIKLIYNQQGDMEDAMWNKTKATVLHLRSLGLRVDGIGWQAHLETDFLEIPNVIAKLEALIDWAHANDLEFHVTENDVDIKNGDDEDKQAEIFEIIVKTVLAKATSGVVTWNAWMVRDSDGKGADGLPAMFDADGKPKPAYYAVQQVLEDVVIDAQLTTQVSGQGSLNDVAGTYLLNTELTLTATPADGYAFWKWEGTESDTENPKTITLTQDYDLTARFLKEDDPKLILGMDVIATNDLWVYPNPVTDGQLTVEIKTDTSSPVTLSLFNFSGKLLQSNAYTQPQPYRFELDSSWDSGIYLLRISFDNQTVNKKIVIR, encoded by the coding sequence ATGATTAGAACAACCTGTTTTTTGATACTGATCCTTTGTGGTTTCTCCAGCATGTCTCAAACCGAAATACCAACGGGCCGACGGCTACGCGAGATTGCCGAAGATCGATTTGTGTATGATCGCATTTATATCGGCGGCGCCACACATGGCAAACTCTTTGGCACAGCCTCTATGGAAATCCTCAATCGAGAGTTTAGCTACATCACCCCTGCCAATGATTTCAAACAAACCTATATCCATGCCGAGCCTGGCGAGTGGAGATGGGAGCTCCCCGACCAATGGGTAGACAGCGCCAAACTCAACAACCAACTCATCAGAATGCACTCGCCGATAAGTCCACAAGCATCCAAATGGGCCAAGGACGACTCGCGAACCGCAGCCGAGCTCAAAACCAACATGACCGAGTACATGACCGAGCTCTGCAAGCACTACAACGACAAACCCGAAATCGAATGGATGGATGTGGTAAACGAAACGGTAGAGCGCGACGGCAACTGGTTTGGCCCCAAGCCGGGCACAGACCTGTGGGAAAACCCATGGCCGCTGATCGGATATGACCAAACTACAGACGGACTAAACCCGCCCTCGTATATCCGTATGGCATTCGAAATAGCCAATACCCATGCCCCAGACATCAAACTGATCTACAACCAACAGGGCGACATGGAAGATGCCATGTGGAACAAAACCAAGGCAACCGTGCTCCACCTCAGATCGCTAGGCTTACGGGTCGACGGCATTGGCTGGCAAGCCCATCTCGAAACCGACTTTTTGGAAATCCCCAACGTGATCGCCAAACTAGAAGCTCTGATCGATTGGGCGCATGCCAATGACTTGGAATTTCATGTCACAGAAAATGACGTAGACATCAAAAATGGCGACGACGAGGACAAGCAAGCCGAAATATTTGAAATTATAGTGAAAACGGTACTAGCCAAAGCAACCAGTGGCGTGGTGACATGGAACGCCTGGATGGTGCGAGACAGCGATGGCAAAGGAGCCGATGGTCTACCAGCAATGTTCGATGCCGATGGCAAACCAAAACCTGCCTACTATGCAGTGCAGCAAGTGCTCGAAGACGTAGTGATAGACGCCCAGCTCACCACACAAGTATCGGGGCAAGGCAGCCTAAACGATGTGGCCGGCACCTACCTACTCAACACAGAGCTCACCCTCACAGCCACTCCCGCCGATGGCTATGCCTTTTGGAAATGGGAGGGCACCGAGTCCGACACCGAAAATCCGAAAACCATCACGCTCACCCAAGACTATGACCTCACGGCTCGCTTTTTGAAAGAAGACGATCCAAAGTTGATATTAGGCATGGATGTAATAGCAACCAATGACCTATGGGTGTACCCTAATCCAGTAACAGATGGGCAGCTGACCGTAGAAATAAAAACAGATACATCTAGCCCCGTGACCTTATCTCTTTTTAATTTTTCTGGAAAATTATTGCAATCCAATGCCTATACCCAGCCACAACCCTACCGATTTGAACTAGATTCCTCTTGGGACAGTGGCATCTATCTACTTAGAATCAGTTTTGATAATCAGACCGTGAACAAAAAAATAGTAATTCGATGA